The following proteins come from a genomic window of Gimesia chilikensis:
- a CDS encoding response regulator yields the protein MSSEISLKNSKILIADDNHQNCELLDAYLLDEGYETFMAYDGKETLEKVAEIEPDLILLDIMMPKLSGYEVCAQLKQSEETRDIPILVITALSEMGDIEKSVQAGCDDFLTKPVNRIELTTRVRSLLRVRHLTNERDRLLAYLAEVEGSTNSASSDS from the coding sequence ATGTCGTCTGAAATCTCATTGAAGAATTCAAAAATCCTCATCGCAGATGATAATCATCAGAACTGTGAACTGCTCGATGCCTACCTGCTGGATGAAGGCTACGAAACGTTCATGGCCTACGATGGGAAAGAGACGCTGGAAAAAGTCGCTGAAATCGAACCCGACCTGATTCTGCTCGACATCATGATGCCCAAGCTCAGCGGTTATGAAGTCTGTGCCCAGCTCAAACAAAGCGAAGAGACCCGTGACATTCCGATCCTCGTGATCACCGCGCTGAGTGAAATGGGCGACATCGAGAAATCGGTCCAGGCCGGCTGTGATGACTTTTTAACCAAGCCCGTCAACCGCATCGAACTGACGACCCGCGTCCGTTCACTGCTCCGCGTACGTCACCTGACCAATGAACGCGATCGACTGCTGGCCTACCTGGCTGAGGTGGAAGGTTCAACCAATTCCGCTTCCAGTGATTCATAA
- a CDS encoding glutaredoxin family protein, which produces MSTIAHKEELPPGLAFLGNSMLFLGLSILALSFIGTEWLPFEMPRSWYSSPSIWKLLALGLSGGGVAVLHQVSKVEMKKQLRQQPIVQDADWMPEEPGQRFESLTVYTKHDCPLCEEAIDILEDYAAYLPAWEMIDIFSDPALVEKFGTCVPVVLIDGKIRFRGRINEVLLRRMIVASPVTQAIKKKCGCNKQGCGCQRKNPDAAATGESSGCGGQCRCA; this is translated from the coding sequence ATGAGTACGATTGCACATAAAGAGGAACTACCGCCGGGGCTCGCATTTCTGGGTAACTCCATGTTATTTCTAGGGTTATCCATCCTGGCTCTCTCATTTATCGGAACGGAATGGCTCCCCTTTGAGATGCCACGCTCCTGGTACTCCAGCCCTTCGATCTGGAAACTGCTCGCGCTGGGACTCTCCGGAGGCGGAGTGGCGGTTCTGCACCAGGTTTCTAAAGTCGAAATGAAAAAACAGCTCAGGCAGCAGCCTATCGTACAAGACGCAGACTGGATGCCCGAAGAACCGGGCCAGCGGTTTGAAAGCCTGACTGTCTACACCAAACACGATTGTCCGCTCTGTGAAGAGGCAATCGACATCCTGGAAGACTACGCCGCCTACCTGCCAGCCTGGGAAATGATCGATATCTTCAGTGATCCCGCCCTGGTGGAAAAATTCGGCACCTGTGTCCCCGTTGTGCTCATCGATGGCAAAATCCGCTTTCGAGGCCGCATTAACGAAGTTCTGCTTCGGCGGATGATCGTCGCCTCTCCGGTAACCCAGGCCATCAAAAAGAAATGCGGCTGTAACAAGCAGGGTTGTGGCTGCCAGCGGAAGAATCCGGATGCTGCTGCGACGGGTGAATCATCCGGCTGTGGTGGTCAGTGCCGTTGTGCATAG